The following are from one region of the Mycolicibacterium helvum genome:
- a CDS encoding glycosyltransferase family 1 protein, whose amino-acid sequence MRFAVAVVSAPGYAHSAAFAEVAEGLHCALLALGYDCILTDRLDLIDRCTIVLGSNLLDRFGIEPPTNSILYNLEQVDSDSGWMTPALLETFRRYPVWDYSEVNIERLAAWGVPRPVHVPIGYVPQLARIAPGPEDVDVLFYGSMNDRRFAVLEELRARGFRVESIFGIYGADRDAWIARSKIVINIHYFQAKVFEIVRVSYLLANKRAVVSERSADLAQERGLESGVAFAEYDGLVDRCVELLGDEKARRELAERGHRIFSARSQAEILKPILPAGPD is encoded by the coding sequence ATGAGATTTGCCGTCGCGGTGGTGTCCGCTCCCGGCTACGCGCACAGTGCAGCATTTGCCGAGGTTGCTGAGGGGCTGCACTGCGCACTGCTGGCGCTGGGCTATGACTGCATCCTGACGGATCGTCTTGATCTCATCGACCGCTGCACCATTGTGCTCGGATCCAACCTCCTGGATAGGTTCGGGATTGAGCCGCCTACTAATTCCATCCTGTACAACCTCGAACAAGTGGATAGCGACTCGGGATGGATGACCCCTGCGCTGCTCGAAACATTCCGGCGGTACCCGGTTTGGGACTATAGCGAGGTCAACATCGAACGGCTCGCCGCTTGGGGAGTGCCCCGGCCCGTTCACGTTCCGATCGGATACGTCCCCCAGCTGGCCCGAATTGCACCCGGGCCCGAGGACGTCGATGTGCTCTTCTACGGTTCCATGAACGACCGCCGGTTTGCTGTTCTCGAGGAGCTGCGGGCCCGGGGCTTCCGTGTTGAATCGATCTTTGGAATTTACGGCGCAGACCGGGATGCGTGGATTGCCCGGTCAAAAATCGTTATTAACATCCATTATTTTCAGGCGAAGGTTTTCGAAATCGTACGAGTTTCCTACCTGCTCGCGAACAAACGTGCGGTTGTCTCGGAACGCAGTGCTGATCTGGCGCAGGAACGCGGCTTAGAGAGTGGTGTCGCCTTCGCGGAGTATGACGGACTGGTGGATCGCTGCGTCGAGCTGCTTGGCGACGAGAAGGCCCGCCGCGAACTGGCTGAGCGGGGCCATCGGATTTTCTCTGCTCGCAGCCAAGCCGAGATCCTGAAACCCATCTTGCCGGCGGGCCCTGACTGA
- the fusA gene encoding elongation factor G, producing MAQDVLTDLNKVRNIGIMAHIDAGKTTTTERILFYTGISYKIGEVHDGAATMDWMEQEQERGITITSAATTCFWNDNQINIIDTPGHVDFTVEVERSLRVLDGAVAVFDGKEGVEPQSEQVWRQADKYDVPRICFVNKMDKLGADFYFSVQTMKDRLGANVVPIQLPIGSEGDFEGVVDLVEMKAKVWRGETKLGEKYDVVDIPADLQEKAEEYRTAMIEAIAETDDDLMEKYLGGEELTIDEIKAGLRKLTVTSAGYPVLCGSAFKNKGVQPMLDAVIDYLPTPLDVAAAEGHRPGKEDEIVLRKPSAAEPFSGLAFKVATHPFFGKLTYVRVYSGKVDSGAQVINSTKGKKERLGKLFQMHSNKENPVETASAGHIYAVIGLKDTTTGDTLSDLNDQVVLESMTFPDPVIQVAIEPKTKSDQEKLSLAIQKLAEEDPTFKVNQDHETGQTIIGGMGELHLDILVDRMRREFKVEANVGKPQVAYKETIKRAVDKVEFTHKKQTGGSGQFAKVLVAIEPFVGEDGATYEFENKVTGGRIPREYIPSVDAGAQDAMQYGVLAGYPLVNLKLILLDGAYHDVDSSEMAFKIAGSQVLKKAAAQAQPAILEPIMAVEVTTPEDYMGDVIGDLNSRRGQIQAMEERSGARVVKAQVPLSEMFGYVGDLRSRTQGRANYSMVFDSYAEVPANVSKEIIAKATGQ from the coding sequence GTGGCACAGGACGTGCTGACTGACCTGAACAAGGTCCGCAACATCGGCATCATGGCGCACATCGATGCCGGCAAGACGACGACGACCGAGCGCATCCTCTTCTACACCGGTATCTCGTACAAGATCGGTGAGGTGCACGACGGTGCTGCCACGATGGACTGGATGGAGCAGGAGCAAGAGCGGGGTATCACCATCACCTCGGCTGCGACCACCTGCTTCTGGAACGACAACCAGATCAACATCATCGACACCCCCGGCCACGTCGACTTCACCGTCGAGGTAGAGCGCTCGCTGCGCGTGCTCGACGGTGCCGTCGCCGTTTTCGACGGCAAGGAAGGTGTGGAGCCGCAGTCCGAGCAGGTCTGGCGTCAGGCCGACAAGTACGACGTCCCGCGCATCTGCTTCGTCAACAAGATGGACAAGCTGGGCGCTGACTTCTACTTCTCGGTGCAGACCATGAAGGATCGCCTCGGCGCGAACGTGGTCCCGATCCAGCTGCCGATCGGTTCCGAAGGTGACTTCGAGGGCGTTGTCGACCTGGTTGAGATGAAGGCCAAGGTCTGGCGCGGCGAGACGAAGCTCGGTGAGAAGTACGACGTCGTCGACATCCCGGCCGACCTGCAGGAGAAGGCCGAGGAGTACCGCACCGCGATGATCGAGGCCATCGCCGAGACCGACGACGACCTGATGGAAAAGTACCTGGGTGGCGAAGAGCTCACGATCGACGAGATCAAGGCCGGTCTGCGCAAGCTGACCGTCACCAGCGCCGGCTACCCGGTGCTGTGCGGTTCCGCGTTCAAGAACAAGGGCGTGCAGCCCATGCTCGACGCGGTCATCGACTACCTGCCGACCCCGCTGGACGTCGCGGCCGCCGAAGGCCACCGCCCGGGCAAGGAAGACGAGATCGTCTTGCGCAAGCCGTCGGCGGCCGAGCCGTTCTCCGGGCTGGCGTTCAAGGTTGCCACGCACCCGTTCTTCGGCAAGCTGACCTACGTCCGGGTGTACTCGGGCAAGGTTGACTCCGGCGCGCAGGTCATCAACTCGACCAAGGGCAAGAAGGAGCGGCTGGGCAAGCTGTTCCAGATGCACTCCAACAAGGAGAATCCAGTCGAGACGGCGTCCGCCGGCCATATCTACGCGGTGATCGGCCTCAAGGACACCACCACCGGTGACACCCTGAGTGATCTGAATGACCAGGTCGTGCTGGAGTCGATGACGTTCCCGGATCCCGTCATCCAGGTCGCCATCGAGCCTAAGACCAAGAGTGACCAGGAGAAGCTGTCCCTGGCCATCCAGAAGCTGGCCGAGGAAGACCCGACGTTCAAGGTCAACCAGGACCACGAGACCGGCCAGACCATCATCGGTGGCATGGGCGAGCTCCACCTGGACATCCTGGTCGACCGCATGCGCCGCGAGTTCAAGGTCGAGGCAAACGTCGGCAAGCCGCAGGTCGCCTACAAGGAGACCATCAAGCGGGCCGTCGACAAGGTCGAGTTCACCCACAAGAAGCAGACCGGTGGTTCCGGCCAGTTCGCGAAGGTCCTTGTCGCCATCGAGCCGTTCGTCGGCGAAGACGGCGCGACCTACGAGTTCGAGAACAAGGTCACCGGTGGCCGCATCCCGCGCGAGTACATCCCGTCGGTGGATGCCGGTGCGCAGGACGCCATGCAGTACGGCGTGCTGGCCGGCTACCCGCTGGTGAACCTGAAGCTGATCCTGCTCGACGGTGCGTACCACGACGTCGACTCCTCGGAAATGGCGTTCAAGATCGCCGGCTCTCAGGTGCTGAAGAAGGCTGCCGCGCAAGCGCAGCCGGCCATCCTGGAACCGATCATGGCCGTCGAGGTCACCACCCCCGAGGACTACATGGGTGACGTGATCGGCGACCTGAACTCCCGCCGTGGTCAGATCCAGGCCATGGAAGAGCGCAGCGGTGCGCGCGTCGTCAAGGCGCAGGTGCCGTTGTCGGAGATGTTCGGCTATGTCGGCGACCTCCGGTCGAGGACGCAGGGCCGGGCTAACTACTCCATGGTGTTCGACTCGTACGCCGAAGTTCCGGCGAACGTGTCGAAGGAGATCATCGCGAAGGCGACGGGTCAGTAA
- a CDS encoding methyltransferase domain-containing protein — protein sequence MKLGDKEFNVRKFSFFSNEDPYDMRFGHLICWSRIYEYPFVLSEMRSLGGSDLVVHNCCWGFTDIHLVFKTWLDIEYPGTIHSDIRPSTLWNTAVWNVANEPTEAYVGRFDVVINISTLEEVNADHIEVMKNHLAQLRKGGRFICTFDFPGLQLDRIEAFLGAKITEVPSRVSPLNSRLPNTSLGLPDGFTCGYLVIERTA from the coding sequence GTGAAACTCGGCGATAAAGAATTCAACGTGCGCAAATTCTCGTTTTTCTCGAACGAAGATCCCTACGACATGAGATTTGGACACTTGATCTGCTGGTCGCGGATCTATGAGTATCCGTTTGTGCTTTCCGAAATGCGCAGTCTTGGCGGGAGCGATCTTGTAGTCCACAACTGCTGCTGGGGCTTCACCGATATCCACCTTGTTTTCAAGACATGGCTCGACATCGAATATCCGGGCACCATCCATTCCGACATCCGCCCCTCAACGCTTTGGAACACCGCGGTCTGGAATGTCGCAAACGAGCCCACCGAAGCCTACGTCGGCCGGTTCGACGTCGTCATCAACATCTCGACGCTCGAGGAAGTAAATGCCGACCATATCGAGGTCATGAAAAATCACCTCGCCCAGCTACGCAAGGGCGGCAGATTTATCTGCACATTCGATTTCCCCGGCCTTCAGCTCGACCGCATCGAGGCTTTCCTCGGGGCAAAGATCACTGAGGTGCCGTCGCGCGTCAGCCCATTGAATTCGCGGCTTCCCAACACGTCGCTCGGCCTGCCCGACGGATTCACCTGCGGCTACCTCGTGATCGAGCGGACCGCTTGA
- the wecB gene encoding non-hydrolyzing UDP-N-acetylglucosamine 2-epimerase, with the protein MTPTVFVIGTRPEAIKVIPVYLAFQRAGIPSLICSTGQHNDLVDDIYSLFDVAPDIRLSIMKPGQSLSYITESVLQETQKYFQQIKPSMVIVQGDTASAMSAALSAFYCKIPVGHIEAGLRTHDIYAPFPEEANRQIISRIAEFHFAPTDTSAANLRAEGIPADRIFVTGNTIVDALYTIVDRLNQGAVTPSDKVRQTMDRLKQEGKFTFLLTAHRRESFDGGLHTILKTIKDYLDAHPDVVVLFPVHPNPVISATIHDVFGDHPGRLMLFPPVPYHDLVYLLSHVDGVLTDSGGIQEEAVSLHRPTLVLRNETDRPEAIEKRLAVLVGTDPAKIIRGLDEILAQPSPPDNSAKQSVYGDGRASERIAAIIQGSTRGRRKRILVGSPIRQTPDILIEFLRSLEEVDKISFDFDYHFVDDNTDLNSSKILSNFEDVHDGHCYIARPEETQESAYDSTNEVTHNWSDDAIWKVARFKDGMIEHAINQGYDYLFLIDSDLVLQPGTLEQLIADKKGIVFNVYWTSWQPNTVEMPQVWVQDEYNFFDRSTKHSPSAEEQSAAYANFATTLRTPGVYEVGGGGACTLIDRETLVKGVSFKRIPNISFWGEDRHFCVRAVALGVPLYVDTHYPAYHIYRSTDLEGIAAFKRNSVEPQASKPLPP; encoded by the coding sequence GTGACACCCACAGTGTTCGTCATTGGCACCAGACCGGAAGCCATTAAGGTCATCCCCGTCTATCTCGCCTTTCAGCGGGCGGGTATTCCCAGCCTCATCTGCTCCACTGGACAGCATAATGACCTCGTCGATGACATCTATTCCCTCTTCGATGTCGCCCCTGATATCAGGCTTTCCATCATGAAGCCGGGCCAAAGCCTCTCATACATCACTGAATCGGTTCTGCAGGAGACGCAGAAGTACTTTCAACAGATAAAGCCTTCAATGGTCATCGTCCAAGGTGATACCGCCTCGGCGATGTCGGCCGCACTCTCGGCCTTTTATTGCAAAATTCCCGTAGGACACATCGAAGCCGGACTTCGTACTCACGACATCTATGCTCCATTCCCAGAAGAGGCCAATCGGCAGATCATCTCGCGAATCGCAGAATTCCATTTCGCCCCCACCGATACGTCCGCGGCCAACCTCAGAGCGGAAGGTATCCCCGCCGACAGGATCTTTGTCACAGGAAATACCATTGTCGACGCGCTCTACACCATTGTCGATAGACTTAACCAGGGAGCGGTGACCCCTTCGGATAAGGTCCGTCAGACGATGGATAGGCTCAAGCAGGAAGGGAAATTCACTTTCCTCCTCACCGCACATCGCCGGGAGTCCTTCGATGGCGGACTACACACCATCCTCAAGACGATCAAGGATTACCTTGACGCCCATCCGGACGTCGTAGTGCTCTTTCCCGTACACCCAAATCCGGTAATCTCCGCCACCATCCACGATGTCTTCGGAGATCACCCGGGCCGGCTCATGCTCTTCCCTCCCGTGCCGTATCACGATTTGGTGTACCTCCTCTCGCACGTCGATGGCGTCCTGACCGACTCTGGCGGTATCCAAGAAGAGGCTGTGAGCTTGCATCGCCCGACCCTCGTACTGCGTAATGAAACTGATCGGCCCGAAGCCATAGAAAAGCGCCTTGCAGTTCTTGTAGGTACCGATCCCGCTAAAATCATCCGGGGACTGGATGAGATCCTTGCGCAGCCCTCCCCACCAGATAACTCCGCGAAACAATCCGTCTACGGCGATGGCCGTGCGTCTGAGCGGATCGCCGCCATCATCCAAGGCAGCACGCGAGGACGTAGAAAGCGTATTCTGGTGGGTTCGCCTATCCGGCAAACGCCCGACATCTTGATTGAATTCCTTCGCTCCCTTGAGGAAGTAGACAAGATTTCCTTTGACTTCGACTATCATTTTGTCGACGACAACACTGACTTGAATTCCAGCAAAATTCTGAGCAATTTTGAGGACGTTCATGACGGGCACTGCTACATCGCAAGGCCGGAAGAAACGCAGGAATCTGCATACGATTCCACTAACGAGGTAACCCATAATTGGTCCGATGATGCGATCTGGAAAGTAGCAAGATTTAAAGACGGCATGATCGAACATGCCATTAATCAAGGGTACGATTACCTCTTCCTGATCGATTCCGACCTCGTGTTGCAACCCGGCACTCTCGAGCAATTGATCGCCGATAAAAAAGGAATCGTCTTCAACGTCTACTGGACCTCTTGGCAACCCAACACAGTCGAAATGCCTCAGGTGTGGGTGCAAGACGAGTACAACTTCTTCGATAGAAGCACAAAGCACAGCCCTTCCGCTGAAGAGCAATCGGCCGCCTATGCTAATTTTGCGACGACCCTGAGAACCCCCGGCGTTTATGAGGTGGGGGGCGGTGGCGCCTGCACGCTGATCGACCGCGAGACCCTAGTCAAGGGGGTCTCGTTCAAGCGGATACCAAACATCTCGTTCTGGGGTGAGGATCGCCATTTCTGCGTCCGCGCTGTCGCTTTGGGAGTACCCCTCTACGTCGATACCCACTATCCGGCTTATCACATCTATCGCTCCACCGACCTCGAAGGCATCGCGGCCTTCAAGCGAAACAGCGTGGAGCCTCAAGCCTCGAAGCCCCTACCGCCTTGA
- the rpsG gene encoding 30S ribosomal protein S7: MPRKGPAPKRPLVNDPVYGSQLVTQLVNKVLLDGKKSLAERIVYGALEQARDKTGTDPVVTLKRALDNVKPALEVRSRRVGGATYQVPVEVRPDRSTTLALRWLVSFSKARREKTMIERLANEILDASNGLGAAVKRREDTHKMAEANRAFAHYRW; this comes from the coding sequence ATGCCGCGCAAGGGTCCCGCGCCGAAGCGTCCGCTGGTCAACGATCCGGTCTACGGGTCGCAACTGGTCACCCAGTTGGTCAACAAGGTGCTGCTGGACGGCAAGAAGTCGCTGGCCGAGCGCATCGTCTACGGGGCGCTGGAGCAGGCCCGTGACAAGACCGGCACCGATCCGGTCGTCACCCTCAAGCGGGCGCTCGACAACGTCAAGCCCGCCCTCGAGGTGCGCAGCCGCCGCGTCGGTGGCGCCACCTACCAGGTGCCCGTCGAGGTTCGCCCCGATCGCTCCACCACGTTGGCACTGCGCTGGCTGGTCAGCTTTTCCAAGGCGCGCCGCGAGAAGACCATGATCGAGCGGCTGGCCAACGAGATCCTCGATGCCAGCAATGGCCTGGGTGCCGCTGTCAAGCGGCGTGAGGACACCCACAAGATGGCCGAGGCGAACCGGGCCTTCGCGCATTACCGCTGGTGA
- the rpsL gene encoding 30S ribosomal protein S12 produces MPTIQQLVRKGRRDKVAKVKTAALKGSPQRRGVCTRVYTTTPKKPNSALRKVARVKLTTGVEVTAYIPGEGHNLQEHSMVLVRGGRVKDLPGVRYKIIRGSLDTQGVKNRKQARSRYGAKKEKS; encoded by the coding sequence ATGCCAACCATTCAGCAGCTGGTCCGCAAGGGTCGCCGCGACAAGGTCGCGAAGGTCAAGACCGCGGCCCTCAAGGGCAGCCCGCAGCGCCGTGGCGTGTGCACTCGCGTGTACACCACCACCCCGAAGAAGCCGAACTCGGCGCTTCGGAAGGTCGCTCGCGTGAAGCTGACCACGGGGGTTGAGGTCACCGCCTACATCCCGGGCGAAGGCCACAACCTGCAGGAGCACTCGATGGTGCTGGTGCGCGGCGGTCGTGTGAAGGACCTGCCGGGTGTGCGCTACAAGATCATCCGCGGCTCGCTGGACACCCAGGGTGTCAAGAACCGCAAGCAGGCACGCAGCCGCTACGGCGCGAAGAAGGAGAAGAGCTAA
- a CDS encoding TetR/AcrR family transcriptional regulator, whose amino-acid sequence MTFQPEPDSAGGRSRPGGRPATRSAKLSRDVIVNAALTFLDREGWDGLTINALATQLGTKGPSLYNHVHSLDDLRRTVRMHVIDDILQMLSAVGQGRTRDDAVMAMASAYRSYAHHHPGRYSAFTRIPLGGDDPEFTAASHAAAAPVIEVLTSYGLDGTDAFYSALEFWAALHGFVLLEMTGVMDNVDTDAVFSDMVLRLATGMASRNSALG is encoded by the coding sequence ATGACATTTCAGCCGGAACCGGACTCGGCGGGCGGTCGGTCGCGCCCCGGCGGTCGGCCGGCAACGAGGTCAGCCAAACTCAGTCGCGACGTTATCGTCAATGCGGCCCTGACGTTCCTGGATCGCGAGGGCTGGGACGGATTGACGATCAACGCCCTGGCCACGCAGCTGGGCACCAAGGGCCCGTCGCTGTACAACCACGTGCACAGCCTGGACGACCTGCGCCGGACCGTCCGAATGCACGTCATCGACGACATCTTGCAGATGCTGTCCGCGGTCGGGCAGGGCCGCACCCGCGACGACGCCGTGATGGCGATGGCCAGCGCCTACCGCAGCTATGCCCACCACCACCCAGGCCGGTACTCGGCATTCACCCGCATACCGCTGGGCGGCGATGACCCCGAGTTCACCGCCGCGTCGCACGCAGCCGCGGCGCCGGTGATCGAGGTGCTGACCTCCTACGGCCTGGACGGCACCGACGCGTTCTACTCTGCGCTGGAGTTCTGGGCAGCGCTGCATGGGTTCGTACTGCTGGAGATGACCGGCGTGATGGATAACGTGGACACCGACGCGGTGTTTTCCGACATGGTGCTGCGGTTGGCGACGGGCATGGCCAGCCGCAATAGCGCGCTCGGCTAA
- the tuf gene encoding elongation factor Tu — translation MAKAKFERTKPHVNIGTIGHVDHGKTTLTAAITKVLHDKYPTLNESRAFDQIDNAPEERQRGITINISHVEYQTEKRHYAHVDAPGHADYIKNMITGAAQMDGAILVVAATDGPMPQTREHVLLARQVGVPYILVALNKADMVDDEELLELVELEVRELLAAQEFDEEAPVIKVSALKALEGDPTWVKSVEDLMDAVDASIPDPVRDTDKPFLMPVEDVFTITGRGTVVTGRVERGVINVNEEVEIVGIKPTVTKTTVTGVEMFRKLLDQGQAGDNVGLLVRGVKREDVERGQVVVKPGTTTPHTEFDGSVYILSKDEGGRHTPFFNNYRPQFYFRTTDVTGVVTLPEGTEMVMPGDNTDISVKLIQPVAMDEGLRFAIREGGRTVGAGRVTKIHK, via the coding sequence GTGGCGAAGGCGAAGTTCGAGCGGACGAAGCCGCACGTCAACATCGGGACCATCGGTCACGTTGACCACGGCAAGACCACGCTGACTGCAGCAATCACCAAGGTGCTGCACGACAAGTACCCGACGCTGAACGAGTCGCGCGCATTCGACCAGATCGACAATGCGCCCGAGGAGCGTCAGCGCGGTATCACCATCAACATCTCCCACGTGGAGTACCAGACCGAGAAGCGTCACTACGCGCACGTTGACGCCCCCGGCCACGCTGACTACATCAAGAACATGATCACTGGTGCCGCCCAGATGGACGGCGCAATTCTGGTGGTTGCCGCCACCGACGGTCCGATGCCGCAGACCCGTGAGCACGTCCTGCTGGCCCGCCAGGTTGGCGTCCCCTACATCCTGGTGGCGCTGAACAAGGCCGACATGGTCGACGACGAGGAGCTCCTGGAGCTCGTCGAGCTGGAGGTCCGCGAACTGCTGGCCGCTCAGGAGTTCGACGAGGAAGCGCCGGTCATCAAGGTGTCCGCGCTTAAGGCCCTCGAGGGCGACCCGACCTGGGTCAAGTCCGTCGAGGACCTGATGGACGCTGTCGACGCGTCGATCCCGGACCCGGTCCGCGACACCGACAAGCCGTTCCTGATGCCCGTCGAGGATGTCTTCACGATCACCGGCCGCGGCACCGTGGTCACCGGTCGTGTCGAGCGTGGCGTGATCAACGTGAACGAGGAAGTCGAGATCGTCGGCATCAAGCCGACCGTCACGAAGACCACGGTCACCGGTGTCGAGATGTTCCGCAAGCTGCTGGACCAGGGCCAGGCCGGCGACAACGTCGGTCTGCTGGTTCGTGGCGTCAAGCGCGAGGACGTCGAGCGTGGTCAGGTCGTCGTGAAGCCCGGCACCACCACCCCGCACACCGAGTTCGACGGCAGCGTCTACATCCTGTCCAAGGACGAGGGCGGTCGGCACACGCCGTTCTTCAACAACTACCGTCCGCAGTTCTACTTCCGCACCACGGACGTGACCGGCGTTGTGACCCTCCCCGAGGGCACCGAGATGGTGATGCCCGGTGACAACACCGACATCTCCGTCAAGCTGATCCAGCCCGTGGCCATGGACGAGGGCCTGCGTTTCGCGATCCGCGAAGGTGGCCGCACCGTCGGCGCCGGCCGGGTCACCAAGATCCACAAGTGA
- a CDS encoding DUF3060 domain-containing protein, whose protein sequence is MHSPTLIAGIGVLAALALAGCGSTSNETNSPTATAGKSGAQVEVGNTINYGSFGTTAEIDCADGKSLNVGGSNNTLTVKGSCASVNIGGADNKINFEKIDKELSVVGLNNTITYKGEPKVNNLGSGNTLNKS, encoded by the coding sequence ATGCACTCCCCCACCCTCATCGCCGGCATCGGTGTGCTCGCCGCCCTTGCCTTGGCGGGTTGCGGATCCACCAGTAACGAGACCAACTCCCCGACGGCCACGGCCGGGAAGTCCGGGGCTCAGGTGGAAGTAGGCAACACCATCAACTACGGCTCGTTCGGCACCACCGCCGAAATCGACTGCGCCGACGGCAAGTCACTTAACGTCGGCGGCTCGAACAACACCCTCACGGTCAAGGGCTCGTGCGCATCGGTGAACATCGGCGGCGCCGACAACAAGATCAACTTCGAGAAGATCGACAAGGAACTCTCCGTCGTCGGCCTCAACAACACCATCACGTATAAGGGCGAGCCGAAGGTGAACAACCTCGGTTCGGGCAATACTCTCAACAAGAGCTGA
- a CDS encoding TylF/MycF/NovP-related O-methyltransferase, translating to MSELRGRDKLIHGYLNLLEASLTGMLFDDDPCDKWSGGSFDRNTRLLGRDWPSISFSMIGGVRMRNLRYACETVLLDGIEGDLIETGVWRGGACILMKGVLDCYGEKARRVFVADSFAGLPQPDPEQFPHDAGDLHHTYTALEVSKSDVEDNFRRFGLLDDNVVFLEGWFKDTLPSAPIDRLAVLRLDGDMYESTIEALDALYHKVSYGGFVIVDDYFLPPCAQAIHDFRGRHGITAPILPIDGCGTYWRVDHKPIR from the coding sequence ATGAGCGAACTCCGCGGGCGTGACAAATTAATCCACGGATATCTGAACCTGCTCGAGGCCTCACTAACGGGAATGCTATTTGACGACGACCCCTGCGATAAATGGTCTGGTGGTTCATTTGATCGAAACACGCGACTTTTGGGCCGGGATTGGCCGTCGATATCGTTCTCCATGATTGGGGGCGTCCGTATGCGGAATCTTCGTTACGCATGCGAGACAGTGCTTCTGGACGGTATCGAGGGTGATCTCATCGAGACCGGAGTATGGCGCGGAGGGGCATGCATTCTCATGAAGGGCGTTCTCGATTGCTACGGCGAGAAAGCCCGGCGCGTCTTTGTTGCAGATAGTTTCGCCGGACTTCCGCAGCCAGACCCAGAGCAGTTTCCCCATGACGCAGGCGACCTGCACCATACTTATACCGCACTTGAGGTATCGAAGAGTGACGTCGAGGACAATTTCCGCCGCTTCGGTCTCCTGGACGACAATGTCGTGTTTCTTGAGGGTTGGTTCAAGGACACGTTGCCCAGCGCCCCGATCGATCGCTTAGCGGTATTGCGACTCGACGGTGACATGTACGAGTCGACAATAGAAGCGCTCGACGCGCTGTACCACAAGGTTTCGTATGGTGGTTTCGTAATCGTGGACGACTACTTCCTGCCACCGTGCGCTCAGGCAATCCACGATTTCCGCGGTCGCCATGGAATCACTGCGCCGATATTGCCTATCGATGGATGTGGCACCTACTGGCGTGTCGACCACAAGCCGATTCGATAA